One Deltaproteobacteria bacterium genomic window carries:
- the thpR gene encoding RNA 2',3'-cyclic phosphodiesterase, producing MSDAAQIRAFVAVDLAADVRERVVRLKAELAAVRSEARWTRDEGLHATMKFLGSVELSRLSHVRDAVARAAASVAMFAMRVRGLGAFPSLKRPRVVWVGLEADGLGELAGTLERELTPLGFPPEARASQPHLTLGRINGARGWRTLEPILHQHESDDFGDSPVDHVTLYRSDLRPGGAVYTALWTSSLSDSTRGAHHGIR from the coding sequence ATGAGTGACGCCGCGCAGATCCGCGCCTTTGTCGCTGTCGATCTAGCGGCGGACGTGCGCGAGCGTGTGGTGCGACTGAAAGCAGAGCTGGCAGCGGTGCGTAGCGAAGCGAGGTGGACGCGCGATGAGGGGTTGCACGCAACCATGAAATTTCTCGGATCGGTCGAGTTGTCACGGCTTAGTCACGTGCGTGATGCAGTCGCCCGTGCCGCGGCATCCGTGGCGATGTTTGCGATGCGTGTGCGTGGCCTCGGCGCGTTTCCGTCGCTCAAACGCCCGCGCGTTGTCTGGGTCGGACTCGAAGCCGACGGACTCGGTGAGCTGGCCGGCACGCTCGAGCGCGAGCTGACACCGCTCGGATTTCCTCCCGAGGCGCGCGCGTCTCAGCCGCACCTCACGCTCGGTCGAATCAACGGCGCCCGCGGTTGGCGCACGCTCGAACCGATTCTGCACCAGCACGAAAGCGACGACTTCGGCGACTCGCCGGTCGATCACGTCACGCTCTACCGCAGCGACCTGCGGCCCGGCGGCGCGGTGTATACCGCGCTCTGGACAAGCTCGCTGAGCGACAGTACAAGAGGAGCCCACCATGGCATTAGATAG
- a CDS encoding type II toxin-antitoxin system HicB family antitoxin: MASRRIAKSRRETVQTYAVHFHPQPGGGYTVTVPALPGCITEGDTLDEARAMVRDAIECYLAPSSRRTRASAPARRTEQLAVTRKAV, encoded by the coding sequence ATGGCCAGCCGTCGCATCGCAAAGAGTCGCAGGGAAACCGTGCAGACCTATGCCGTACACTTCCACCCACAGCCCGGAGGCGGCTACACGGTTACCGTGCCAGCGTTGCCGGGATGCATTACGGAAGGCGACACGCTCGACGAAGCTCGCGCGATGGTCCGCGACGCGATCGAGTGCTATCTCGCGCCGAGCTCGCGCCGGACTCGCGCGTCAGCACCAGCTCGGCGTACTGAACAATTGGCTGTGACGCGCAAGGCGGTGTGA
- a CDS encoding type II toxin-antitoxin system VapC family toxin, with protein sequence MSALLLDTHVWVWWISRPGRLSRRQRTTIDRTLKRSDASLLLSIISCWEVALLCQHGRLRFTIPADAWLEQAAGAPGIQVIPLSLPIIATAARLTALRDPADMLIVATAQHHGAQLVTSDTRIDDADVVAVVS encoded by the coding sequence TTGAGCGCGTTACTGCTCGACACGCATGTGTGGGTGTGGTGGATCAGCCGCCCCGGACGACTCTCACGCCGCCAGCGCACCACCATCGATCGAACGCTCAAACGCTCCGACGCTTCTCTCTTGTTGTCGATCATCTCGTGCTGGGAGGTGGCCCTGCTCTGTCAGCACGGACGCCTTCGCTTCACCATCCCGGCGGACGCATGGCTGGAACAAGCGGCTGGCGCGCCAGGCATTCAGGTCATCCCGCTGTCATTGCCGATTATTGCGACGGCCGCCCGGTTGACTGCACTGCGCGACCCAGCTGACATGCTGATCGTCGCGACGGCGCAGCATCACGGTGCGCAATTGGTCACGAGCGACACGCGCATCGATGATGCCGACGTAGTCGCAGTCGTGTCCTAG
- the recA gene encoding recombinase RecA, protein MALDSPRERDPNRERALDLAVGQIEKQFGKGAIMKLGAEALARDIAVVSTGSLGLDLALGVGGVPRGRVIEIYGPESSGKTTLALQVIAEAQRDGGICAFIDAEHALDVVYAKKLGVKTEELLISQPDHGEQALEIAETLVRSGAIDALVIDSVAALVPRAEIEGEMGEPQMGLQARLMSQALRKLTSSISRSRTIVIFINQIRMKIGVMFGNPETTTGGNALKFYATCRLDIRRIGAIKQGDEVIGSRTKVRVVKNKVAPPFKEAEFDIMYGAGISREGELVDLGSEYGIIEKSGAWYAFDGDRIGQGRENSKEYLRDHPDAARAIEQKIRAHFGLSTPAAEAAPADLPAAAEKAETKRGAKAG, encoded by the coding sequence ATGGCATTAGATAGTCCCCGTGAACGAGATCCCAACCGCGAGCGTGCACTTGATTTGGCGGTCGGCCAGATCGAGAAACAATTCGGCAAGGGTGCCATCATGAAGCTGGGTGCCGAGGCGCTGGCGCGCGACATCGCGGTGGTCTCGACCGGCTCGCTCGGCCTCGACCTCGCGCTCGGCGTCGGCGGCGTGCCGCGTGGCCGCGTCATCGAGATCTACGGCCCGGAGTCGTCGGGCAAAACCACGCTGGCATTACAAGTGATCGCCGAAGCCCAGCGCGACGGCGGCATCTGCGCCTTCATTGACGCCGAGCACGCGCTCGATGTCGTCTACGCCAAGAAACTCGGCGTCAAGACCGAGGAGCTGCTGATCTCTCAACCCGACCACGGCGAACAGGCGCTGGAGATAGCGGAAACCCTGGTGCGCAGCGGCGCCATCGACGCGCTCGTCATCGACTCGGTCGCTGCGCTGGTGCCGCGCGCCGAGATCGAAGGCGAGATGGGCGAACCGCAGATGGGCCTGCAAGCGCGCTTGATGTCGCAGGCGCTGCGCAAACTCACCTCCAGCATTTCGCGTTCACGCACCATCGTCATCTTCATCAATCAGATTCGCATGAAGATCGGCGTCATGTTCGGCAACCCCGAAACCACCACCGGCGGCAACGCGCTGAAGTTCTACGCCACCTGTCGGCTCGACATCCGCCGCATCGGCGCCATCAAGCAAGGCGACGAGGTGATCGGCAGCCGCACCAAAGTGCGCGTGGTGAAGAACAAGGTGGCGCCGCCGTTCAAAGAGGCCGAGTTCGACATTATGTACGGCGCCGGCATCTCGCGCGAAGGCGAGCTCGTCGACCTCGGCTCCGAGTACGGCATCATCGAGAAGAGCGGCGCATGGTACGCCTTCGATGGCGACCGTATCGGTCAAGGACGCGAGAACAGCAAGGAGTACCTGCGCGATCATCCCGACGCGGCGCGCGCGATTGAACAGAAGATCCGCGCCCACTTCGGCTTGTCGACTCCGGCGGCAGAGGCCGCGCCCGCCGACCTGCCGGCCGCGGCGGAAAAGGCCGAAACAAAACGTGGCGCCAAAGCTGGATAA
- a CDS encoding type II toxin-antitoxin system Phd/YefM family antitoxin: MSYSVAVSEFKTHCLRLVEKVARERRELIVTKRGKPIARVVPMGELSANEVLTRLRGTLIGGDRVEDFDTRTVWGAMRR, translated from the coding sequence ATGAGTTACAGCGTTGCGGTATCAGAATTCAAGACCCACTGTCTTCGCCTGGTCGAGAAGGTCGCGCGCGAACGACGCGAACTGATCGTCACCAAGCGCGGCAAACCCATTGCGCGTGTCGTTCCGATGGGCGAGCTGAGCGCAAACGAGGTGCTTACCCGGCTGCGCGGGACGCTTATTGGCGGTGACCGAGTGGAGGACTTCGATACGCGCACGGTGTGGGGAGCGATGCGCCGTTGA
- a CDS encoding EamA family transporter has protein sequence MDSGGTIRSLDPRVALAFAVVYVVWGSTYLAIRVVVASVPPAASAAVRFVSAGLLLLLIARVTGRTLTMPRCELRALALIALLLLVVGNGIVVWSEQFVPSGTAALIVATLPLWLAVLETVLPDGEHVPPMAWVGVVTGFVGLAILLWPKLAGGLSADLRGEAALLLAPLSWACGSLYSKRTTFTVSPLVATGWEMLLGGLMLAAIAAATGEFSHFAPTRAGWMALAYLVIFGSCIAFTAFVWLLQHVPAAKVATYAYVNPVIAVFLGWLLLDEPFSASMALGTPIIVAAVVLVTTAKMRREGGTATAQLNIARSGGAQCRATNTA, from the coding sequence ATGGACAGCGGCGGAACCATCAGAAGCCTCGACCCACGAGTCGCGCTCGCCTTCGCCGTTGTCTACGTGGTGTGGGGATCCACCTACCTGGCGATCCGCGTCGTGGTGGCGAGTGTACCGCCGGCGGCGTCCGCTGCGGTACGGTTCGTGAGCGCGGGCTTGCTGTTGCTGTTGATTGCACGTGTGACCGGCCGAACCCTCACCATGCCGCGCTGCGAACTGCGCGCGCTGGCGTTGATCGCGTTGCTGCTCCTCGTCGTCGGCAACGGTATCGTCGTGTGGTCCGAGCAATTCGTACCCTCGGGCACCGCCGCGTTGATCGTCGCGACCTTGCCGCTGTGGTTGGCGGTGCTCGAAACCGTTCTGCCCGATGGTGAGCACGTGCCACCGATGGCCTGGGTCGGTGTCGTCACCGGTTTCGTCGGCTTGGCGATCTTGCTGTGGCCCAAGTTGGCCGGCGGACTCAGCGCCGACTTGCGCGGCGAAGCGGCGCTGCTGCTCGCCCCGCTTTCGTGGGCGTGTGGCTCGCTGTATTCCAAGCGCACCACGTTCACCGTGTCGCCTTTGGTTGCGACCGGATGGGAGATGTTGCTCGGTGGCCTCATGCTGGCGGCGATTGCCGCCGCGACCGGCGAGTTTTCGCACTTTGCGCCGACGCGCGCAGGATGGATGGCGTTGGCGTACTTGGTCATCTTCGGTTCGTGCATCGCGTTCACCGCATTTGTGTGGTTGCTGCAGCACGTCCCCGCCGCGAAGGTGGCGACATACGCCTATGTGAATCCGGTGATCGCGGTGTTCCTCGGCTGGTTGCTGTTGGACGAGCCGTTCAGCGCCTCAATGGCGCTCGGCACACCGATCATCGTCGCGGCCGTCGTGCTGGTGACCACGGCCAAGATGCGTCGCGAAGGTGGCACTGCCACAGCGCAGTTGAACATTGCTCGCAGCGGAGGCGCCCAATGTCGCGCTACGAATACCGCCTAG
- a CDS encoding PhoH family protein: METSTAPASLELRFADAKLLHALLGNNDEHLKTIERALGVRVGSGDHSLFVSGDDVERELAGRVLKQLYGLLESGYPVYPSDVDYAIRILSRDRGANLKDIFLDTIYISAHKRVITPKSIAQKTYLEAIRHYDIVFGIGPAGTGKTYLAMAMAVAGLMKNNFARMVLTRPAVEAGEKLGFLPGDLAEKVNPYLRPLYDALHDMVDFDRAQKMLERGAIEVAPLAFMRGRTLNDSFVILDEAQNTTSEQMKMFLTRLGYGSKAVITGDVTQIDLPTGKASGLKEAQVILAGIEGIRFCGFTERDVVRHRLVQDIIGAYDRHETARDRQRNQNGS, encoded by the coding sequence TTGGAGACCTCTACCGCCCCCGCCTCGCTCGAACTCCGCTTCGCCGACGCGAAGCTGCTGCACGCGCTGCTCGGCAACAACGACGAACATCTCAAGACGATCGAACGCGCCCTCGGCGTCCGCGTCGGCAGCGGCGACCACTCGTTGTTTGTCAGCGGCGATGACGTCGAACGCGAACTCGCCGGCCGCGTGCTCAAGCAGCTCTACGGCTTGCTGGAAAGCGGCTACCCCGTCTACCCGAGCGATGTCGACTACGCCATCCGCATCCTCAGCCGCGACCGCGGCGCGAACTTGAAGGATATTTTTCTCGACACCATCTACATCTCCGCGCACAAGCGCGTGATCACCCCAAAGAGCATCGCGCAGAAGACCTACCTCGAAGCGATCCGCCACTACGACATCGTCTTCGGCATCGGTCCCGCCGGTACCGGCAAGACCTATCTGGCGATGGCGATGGCGGTCGCCGGGCTGATGAAGAACAACTTCGCGCGCATGGTGCTGACCCGGCCCGCGGTCGAAGCCGGCGAGAAGCTCGGCTTCCTGCCCGGTGATCTGGCCGAGAAGGTGAACCCGTATCTGCGGCCGCTCTACGACGCGTTACACGACATGGTCGACTTCGACCGCGCGCAGAAGATGCTCGAACGCGGCGCCATCGAAGTCGCCCCGCTCGCGTTCATGCGTGGGCGCACGCTCAACGACTCGTTCGTCATCCTCGACGAGGCGCAAAACACGACGTCGGAACAGATGAAGATGTTCCTCACCCGTCTCGGCTACGGCTCGAAGGCGGTGATCACCGGCGACGTGACCCAGATCGATCTGCCCACCGGCAAGGCCTCGGGATTGAAGGAGGCGCAAGTCATCCTCGCCGGCATCGAGGGCATCCGCTTCTGTGGCTTCACCGAACGCGACGTCGTGCGCCATCGCCTAGTGCAAGACATCATTGGCGCCTACGATCGCCATGAGACCGCGCGCGATCGACAACGCAACCAGAATGGGAGCTGA
- a CDS encoding type IV pilus twitching motility protein PilT: MDLNSVLHQGVLQDASDILLKVGVPPAFRLHGDLVPLPDHDPLTHIDLQRAADGLMDEFRRRRFESDMQADLAYETPELGRFRVNVFRQRGVLSMVIRVIPSRIRNFTELNLPPVVERIANERRGLVLVTGTTGSGKSTTLAAMVNHINQTRPCHIITIEDPIEYTHRDCLSFVNQREVGYDTIDFAAALKAALRQNPDVILVGEMRDLETIETAIMAAETGHLVMSTLHTLDAPETLTRTISAFPEDQRDQARLILASVIKGVISQRLIPRADGQGMVPAVEVMVSSARVREYVADKNKARDLREVIAQGHTSYGMQTFDQSLMSLYRTGLITYDEALQNASNPADFALKVRGIASTSDSRWDNFERPAEQPDAAGKQKMEIERF, encoded by the coding sequence ATGGATCTGAACAGCGTGCTCCATCAAGGCGTGCTGCAAGACGCCTCGGACATTCTCCTCAAGGTCGGGGTGCCGCCCGCGTTCAGACTGCACGGCGATCTGGTGCCGTTGCCGGACCACGATCCTCTGACCCACATCGATCTCCAGCGTGCGGCCGACGGGTTGATGGACGAGTTCCGCCGTCGCCGCTTCGAGTCCGACATGCAGGCCGACTTGGCCTACGAAACCCCCGAGCTGGGACGCTTCCGCGTCAACGTCTTTCGCCAGCGCGGCGTGCTCAGCATGGTCATCCGCGTCATCCCGTCGCGCATCCGAAATTTCACTGAACTGAATCTCCCACCCGTGGTCGAACGCATCGCCAACGAACGCCGCGGGCTGGTCCTGGTCACCGGCACCACCGGCAGCGGCAAGAGCACTACGCTGGCGGCGATGGTGAATCACATCAATCAGACGCGGCCGTGTCACATCATCACCATCGAAGACCCGATCGAGTACACGCACCGCGACTGTCTCTCGTTCGTCAATCAACGCGAGGTTGGCTACGACACGATCGACTTCGCCGCTGCGCTCAAAGCTGCGCTGCGCCAGAATCCGGACGTGATCCTGGTCGGCGAGATGCGCGACCTCGAAACCATCGAGACCGCCATCATGGCGGCGGAAACCGGGCACTTGGTGATGAGCACGCTGCACACCCTCGATGCCCCGGAAACGCTCACCCGCACGATCAGCGCGTTTCCCGAAGATCAGCGCGATCAGGCGCGGCTGATTCTCGCCAGCGTCATCAAGGGCGTCATCAGCCAGCGACTCATCCCGCGCGCCGACGGCCAAGGGATGGTACCTGCCGTCGAGGTGATGGTGTCGAGCGCGCGCGTGCGCGAATACGTCGCCGACAAGAACAAGGCGCGCGACCTGCGCGAGGTGATCGCCCAAGGCCACACCTCGTACGGGATGCAGACCTTCGACCAGTCGTTGATGTCGCTCTACCGCACGGGCCTGATCACCTACGACGAGGCCCTGCAGAACGCGAGCAACCCGGCTGACTTCGCGCTCAAGGTCCGCGGTATCGCGTCGACCAGCGATAGCCGGTGGGACAACTTCGAGCGCCCCGCTGAGCAACCCGATGCGGCCGGCAAGCAAAAAATGGAGATCGAACGATTCTGA
- a CDS encoding pyridoxamine 5'-phosphate oxidase family protein → MPAIMPAMASMLITSALFFAVAATARAASLPADVQGALKTQSEIYIATRRADGARSAAVPVWFWWDADNQILYTSTSPDAHKVKRIRKGSPVFVAVQGKDGPFFEGTAEIVTDPQLVERIGNGYSDKYWVAWLGLFRPRASRVSAGKTVVMKIVLKP, encoded by the coding sequence ATGCCTGCCATCATGCCTGCAATGGCCAGTATGCTGATCACCTCCGCCCTATTCTTCGCCGTTGCCGCCACCGCGCGCGCAGCGTCACTGCCCGCCGACGTGCAAGGCGCACTGAAGACGCAGAGCGAGATCTACATCGCCACGCGTCGCGCCGACGGCGCGCGGAGCGCGGCCGTGCCGGTGTGGTTCTGGTGGGACGCGGACAACCAAATCCTCTACACCAGCACCTCGCCCGACGCGCACAAGGTCAAACGCATCCGCAAAGGCAGCCCTGTGTTTGTCGCAGTGCAAGGCAAAGACGGTCCGTTCTTCGAAGGCACGGCGGAGATCGTCACCGATCCACAGCTCGTCGAGCGCATCGGCAACGGCTATTCCGACAAGTACTGGGTCGCATGGCTCGGGCTCTTCCGCCCGCGTGCCTCGCGCGTCAGCGCCGGGAAGACGGTGGTGATGAAGATAGTCCTCAAACCGTAG
- a CDS encoding type II toxin-antitoxin system HicA family toxin gives MRALLRAGFVIDHVTGSHYRLIHPQRSTPVTVPFHRRDLHPDTLRSILRQAGLTRDDLRKLL, from the coding sequence GTGCGCGCGCTGCTGCGCGCCGGCTTCGTGATCGACCACGTTACCGGCAGCCACTACCGATTGATTCACCCGCAGCGCTCGACTCCGGTCACTGTGCCCTTCCACCGAAGAGACCTTCATCCGGACACGCTGCGGTCCATTCTCAGACAGGCCGGCCTCACGCGAGATGATCTGCGCAAACTCCTTTGA
- the alaS gene encoding alanine--tRNA ligase, producing MTGAQIRSAFLEFFHRRGHEVVRSASLVPDKDPTLLFTNAGMVQFKDVFLGNETRANLRAASAQRCLRLSGKHNDLDEVGRDTYHHTLFEMLGNWSFGDYYKHEAIAWAWELLTKEWGLPKDRLYATVFTTDDEADKFWRSETDIGRDRILRFGEKDNFWEMGETGPCGPCSEIHIDRGAAACDRQHVAGHHCAVNTGCARYIELWNLVFIQYNRTADRSLEELRAKHVDTGMGLERVAAVMQDVQSNYDTDLFRAIITQIEEVVTSVGNRKPYGMSADSDVSYRAIADHARAISSLVAEGLRPGNGEREYVLRRLIRRAARHARRLDVGMIDRLLVSACRGVIEVMGVAYKDLVEQQEVIYDVVREEESRFHVTLLTGESYLRGAIEDLGSGSILPGEVAFRLYDTHGFPLDMTEDILREDGITIDQLGFDKCMEGQRQRSREARRETHNLFAGYHAAPSRFVGDHKCEIESEIVAIYRDETECPEVREGDIVDVITAETPFYGESGGQVGDRGQIETADGALIEVSDTQKPRADLTVHIGTVRRGAFRRGQRVRLAIDREWRDAARLNHSATHILNAVLRERLGTHVRQAGSLVAPERLRFDFTHPNAIDDATLIAIEEQTNAHIRENAVVVSEEMAYDDAIKRGALAFFGDKYGDRVRVVKMGEFSTELCGGTHVQRTGDIGVFKVRSEAGVAAGVRRLEAMTGAGALASIRQREMTLRQLGELVKGNETEVAEKVERLLAQQRELEKQLQQLRSQVAGSQSADLLSQAFISKAGFKVVAAHVDGVDGKRLLEMADALRDRMGSGVVILASGSDDKVSLLAAVTKDLTAQVNAGKLIGQIAPIVGGRGGGRPELAQAGGKDPAKISDALKAARALFE from the coding sequence ATGACCGGCGCGCAGATTCGCAGCGCATTCTTGGAATTCTTCCACCGCCGCGGCCACGAAGTGGTGCGCAGCGCGTCGCTCGTCCCCGACAAGGACCCGACACTGTTGTTCACCAACGCCGGCATGGTGCAGTTCAAGGACGTCTTCCTCGGCAACGAGACCCGCGCCAACCTGCGTGCCGCCAGCGCGCAACGCTGCTTGCGCCTGAGCGGCAAGCACAACGACCTCGACGAAGTCGGGCGCGACACCTATCACCACACCCTCTTCGAGATGCTCGGCAATTGGTCGTTCGGCGACTACTACAAGCACGAAGCGATCGCGTGGGCGTGGGAACTGCTCACCAAAGAGTGGGGACTTCCCAAGGATCGGCTGTACGCAACGGTCTTCACCACCGACGACGAGGCCGACAAGTTCTGGCGCAGCGAAACCGACATCGGGCGCGATCGCATCCTGCGCTTCGGCGAGAAGGACAATTTCTGGGAGATGGGCGAAACCGGGCCGTGCGGTCCCTGCTCGGAGATCCACATTGATCGTGGCGCCGCCGCGTGCGATCGCCAGCATGTCGCGGGCCATCATTGCGCGGTGAACACCGGCTGCGCACGCTACATCGAGCTGTGGAACCTCGTCTTCATCCAGTACAACCGCACCGCCGATCGATCGCTCGAAGAGCTGCGCGCCAAGCACGTCGATACTGGGATGGGACTCGAGCGCGTGGCCGCGGTGATGCAGGACGTGCAGTCCAACTACGACACGGACTTGTTTCGAGCAATCATTACGCAGATCGAAGAGGTTGTCACGAGTGTCGGCAATCGAAAACCCTACGGTATGTCCGCAGACAGCGATGTTTCATACCGTGCCATCGCGGATCATGCGAGGGCGATTAGTTCCCTCGTTGCAGAGGGCTTACGTCCTGGCAACGGTGAACGCGAGTACGTGTTAAGGCGACTCATTCGCCGGGCGGCACGACACGCTCGACGGCTCGATGTAGGTATGATCGATCGGCTGCTCGTGTCCGCATGTCGTGGAGTCATTGAGGTCATGGGCGTCGCCTACAAGGATCTCGTAGAGCAGCAAGAGGTGATCTACGATGTTGTCCGCGAGGAAGAGAGCAGATTTCATGTGACGCTACTGACTGGAGAGTCGTATCTTCGCGGTGCAATCGAAGATCTTGGCTCGGGCAGCATACTGCCGGGCGAAGTTGCCTTCAGGCTCTACGATACGCACGGCTTCCCGCTCGACATGACGGAAGATATCTTGCGCGAGGACGGGATCACAATCGATCAATTGGGTTTCGACAAGTGCATGGAAGGGCAGCGGCAACGCAGCCGTGAGGCTCGACGCGAAACGCACAACCTCTTCGCAGGCTATCACGCTGCGCCCTCTCGCTTCGTTGGTGACCACAAATGTGAGATCGAGTCCGAAATCGTGGCGATCTACCGCGACGAGACGGAATGCCCTGAGGTTCGCGAAGGCGACATAGTCGACGTGATCACGGCGGAAACGCCCTTCTACGGCGAGTCGGGCGGTCAGGTCGGTGATCGCGGTCAGATCGAGACGGCCGACGGTGCGCTGATCGAGGTGAGCGACACGCAGAAGCCCCGCGCCGATCTCACCGTCCACATCGGCACCGTCCGCCGCGGCGCATTCCGCCGCGGCCAACGCGTGCGGCTCGCGATCGACCGCGAGTGGCGTGACGCGGCGCGGCTCAATCACTCCGCCACCCACATCCTCAACGCGGTATTGCGCGAGCGACTCGGTACACACGTGCGCCAGGCCGGTTCGTTGGTCGCACCCGAGCGCCTGCGTTTCGACTTCACCCATCCCAACGCCATCGACGACGCGACACTGATCGCCATCGAGGAGCAGACCAACGCGCACATTCGCGAGAACGCCGTCGTGGTGAGCGAAGAGATGGCGTACGACGATGCGATCAAACGCGGCGCGCTGGCATTCTTCGGCGACAAGTACGGCGACCGCGTGCGCGTGGTGAAGATGGGCGAGTTCTCCACCGAGCTGTGCGGCGGCACACACGTGCAGCGCACCGGCGACATTGGAGTGTTCAAAGTCCGCAGCGAAGCCGGGGTTGCCGCCGGCGTGCGCCGCCTCGAAGCCATGACCGGGGCCGGCGCGCTTGCCTCGATTCGCCAGCGTGAGATGACCCTGCGCCAACTCGGCGAGTTGGTGAAAGGCAATGAAACCGAGGTCGCCGAAAAAGTCGAGCGGCTGCTCGCCCAACAACGCGAGCTGGAGAAACAGTTGCAGCAACTGCGCTCGCAAGTCGCCGGCTCGCAGAGCGCGGATTTGCTCAGCCAGGCGTTCATCAGCAAGGCCGGCTTCAAGGTCGTCGCGGCGCACGTCGACGGCGTCGACGGCAAGCGGCTGCTGGAAATGGCCGACGCGTTGCGCGATCGCATGGGCAGCGGCGTGGTGATTCTCGCCAGCGGCAGCGACGACAAGGTCAGTCTGCTCGCGGCAGTGACCAAGGATCTCACCGCGCAGGTCAACGCCGGCAAGCTCATCGGGCAGATCGCGCCTATCGTCGGTGGCCGCGGCGGCGGCCGGCCGGAGTTGGCGCAAGCTGGCGGCAAGGATCCGGCGAAGATCAGCGACGCGCTCAAAGCGGCGCGCGCGCTATTCGAATAA
- the ybeY gene encoding rRNA maturation RNase YbeY, with amino-acid sequence MQRRALRLLKTLDEADAVLTISLVDDAEMQRLNREYRGKDRPTDVLAFAMREGRRVAGDEAQLGDVAISLATAARQATDRRIALADEVTTLLVHGVLHLLGYDHERSPVEARRMFRKQRELLQSVGSAPARKRGH; translated from the coding sequence GTGCAGCGTCGCGCATTGCGGCTGCTGAAGACTCTCGACGAGGCGGACGCCGTGCTGACGATCTCGCTGGTGGATGACGCGGAGATGCAACGACTCAATCGCGAGTACCGTGGCAAGGATCGGCCGACGGACGTGCTCGCGTTCGCGATGCGCGAGGGGCGACGCGTGGCCGGCGACGAGGCGCAACTTGGCGATGTGGCGATTTCGCTCGCCACCGCTGCGCGCCAAGCGACTGATCGCCGTATCGCGCTCGCGGATGAAGTCACGACGTTGCTGGTTCACGGAGTGCTGCATCTGCTCGGCTATGATCACGAACGCTCACCCGTCGAGGCCCGGCGGATGTTTCGCAAACAGCGGGAGCTGCTACAGTCGGTGGGGTCTGCCCCAGCGAGAAAGCGAGGACACTGA
- a CDS encoding PhzF family phenazine biosynthesis protein, whose translation MSRYEYRLVDVFTAERFGGNPLAVFPQAEGIDPAIMQRIACELNLSETTFVLPTTHTGCDFQVRIFTPHIEMPMAGHPTVGTAWVLDHGDRVTFLEQVGPIVVERVLAVSGTPMWQMTQLLPAWGPRLNDRDLVADMLGLSVVDLAPDLPIEVITCGAPFLFVPLRNVDALGRARVRPDRWEAIAAQAPAAHGAFCFTINTGDPTITARSRMFAPAAGVAEDPATGSASGPLGCYLVRYGLIAAAAPARILSLQGVEMGRPSYVHIEIECGPEEITAVRVAGACVAVGGGYIEL comes from the coding sequence ATGTCGCGCTACGAATACCGCCTAGTCGATGTCTTCACCGCCGAACGCTTCGGCGGTAATCCACTCGCGGTGTTTCCACAGGCCGAAGGCATCGATCCCGCTATCATGCAGCGCATTGCGTGTGAGCTGAATCTGTCCGAGACCACTTTCGTATTGCCGACGACCCACACCGGGTGTGACTTCCAGGTGCGCATCTTCACGCCGCACATCGAAATGCCGATGGCCGGACATCCGACGGTGGGTACGGCCTGGGTGCTCGATCACGGCGATCGCGTCACCTTTCTGGAACAAGTCGGCCCGATTGTCGTCGAGCGAGTGTTAGCGGTGTCGGGTACGCCGATGTGGCAGATGACCCAATTGCTGCCGGCGTGGGGTCCGCGCCTGAACGACCGCGATCTTGTCGCCGACATGCTCGGGTTGTCGGTGGTCGATCTCGCGCCGGACTTGCCCATCGAAGTCATCACCTGCGGCGCGCCGTTCCTGTTCGTTCCGTTGCGCAACGTCGATGCACTCGGGCGCGCTCGCGTGCGCCCTGATCGCTGGGAAGCGATCGCGGCGCAGGCTCCTGCGGCTCACGGTGCGTTCTGCTTCACGATCAACACCGGCGATCCTACCATCACCGCGCGCAGCCGGATGTTCGCACCCGCGGCCGGCGTGGCGGAAGATCCGGCTACGGGCAGCGCGAGCGGTCCGCTTGGTTGCTATCTCGTGCGCTACGGGCTGATCGCGGCGGCGGCGCCGGCGCGCATCCTGAGTCTGCAAGGCGTCGAGATGGGGCGGCCGAGCTACGTGCACATCGAGATCGAGTGTGGGCCGGAGGAGATCACCGCCGTGCGTGTCGCTGGCGCCTGCGTCGCCGTCGGTGGCGGGTACATCGAACTCTGA